A section of the Anas platyrhynchos isolate ZD024472 breed Pekin duck chromosome 37, IASCAAS_PekinDuck_T2T, whole genome shotgun sequence genome encodes:
- the LOC140001067 gene encoding putative STAG3-like protein 4, translating to MLSLCDSSDYPLSLSTGPWRHFRASFGAVVTAVALRSRHAVLYDGFLLGGLTALLTSLADSQVRAFRHTATLAAMKLMTALVEVALGLSQRRDNTQRLYEAERGKSPPRRAPGKLEVLQETLREMGDFWGRGGDTGTGAPVTPVGAVQLQEQQEEIEAVMNAIFKGVFVHRYRGP from the exons ATGTTGTCCCTTTGC gactCCTCCGACTACCCCCTGTCCCTCTCCACGGGGCCGTGGCGCCATTTTCGGGCCTCTTTTGGGGCCGTGGTGACAGCGGTGGCCCTGCGGAGCCGCCACGCCGTCCTCTACGATGGCTTCCTCCTCGGCGGCCTCACCGCGCTGCTCACCAGCCTCGCCGACTCCCAAGTGCGCGCCTTCCGCCACACGGCCACCTTGGCAG ccatgAAGCTGATGACGGCGCTGGTGGAGGTGGCGCTGGGGCTGAGCCAGCGCCGCGACAACACCCAGAGGCTCTACGAGGCCGAAAGGGGGAAAAGCCCCCCCCGGAGAGCCCCCGGCaagctggaggtgctgcaggagaCGCTGCGGGAGATGGGTGACTTTTGGGGACGCGGTGGGGACACGGGCACGGGCGCCCCGGTGACGCCCGTGGGTGCCGtccagctccaggagcagcaggaggagatcGAGGCCGTGATGAACGCCATCTTCAAGGGGGTCTTCGTGCACCGATACAG AGGGCCATAG
- the LOC113840494 gene encoding cohesin subunit SA-3-like — translation MADTSSSDDDSGSDFEATLQEKRGARGGPSTRLRPVPRHPRREPSEDGSSSEENVLYQAVMDGRVAIEVAVDEWLQGYKRDREPAFLELVNFIVRSCGCRGTVTLAMLREQQNTEIIQRLTETFSEVLGDVWWCGDAAILSPL, via the exons ATGGC ggacaccagcagcagtgACGACGACTCCGGCAGCGACTTCGAGGCCACCCTGCAGGAGaagcggggggctcggggggggcccAGCACCCGCCTCCGCCCT GTCCCCAGACATCCCCGGAGGGAGCCCAGCGAGGACGGCAGCAGCTCGGAGGAGAACGTCCTCTACCAGGCTGTCATGGACGGCAGGGTGGCCATCGAG GTGGCGGTGGacgagtggctgcagggctacAAGCGGGACCGGGAGCCGGCCTTCCTGGAGCTCGTCAACTTCATCGTCCGCTCCTGCGGCTGCCGAG GCACGGTGACGCTGGCCATGCTGCGGGAGCAGCAGAACACCGAGATCATCCAGCGGCTGACCGAGACCTTCAGCGAGGTACTGGGGGATGTGTGGTGGTGTGGGGATGCCGCCATCTTGTCTCCTCTGTGA
- the LOC140001124 gene encoding cohesin subunit SA-3-like: protein MEGRVAIEVAVDEWLQGYKRDREPAFLELVNFIVRSCGCRGTVTLAMLREQQNTEIIQRLTETFSEVLGDVWWCGDAAILSPL, encoded by the exons ATGGAGGGCAGGGTGGCCATCGAG GTGGCGGTGGacgagtggctgcagggctacAAGCGGGACCGGGAGCCGGCCTTCCTGGAGCTCGTCAACTTCATCGTCCGCTCCTGCGGCTGCCGAG GCACGGTGACGCTGGCCATGCTGCGGGAGCAGCAGAACACCGAGATCATCCAGCGGCTGACCGAGACCTTCAGCGAGGTACTGGGGGATGTGTGGTGGTGTGGGGATGCCGCCATCTTGTCTCCTCTGTGA